The stretch of DNA CTCCTAAGGGGGTTATGGCAGATCATGAGGCACGTGAACAGAATGTTGGTGGAGAGCTCCTTTGTCGTGTTTTCTAAGTTATGTCAAGAAAACAAAAGAAAAGTAGGTTAGAACAATGTCTCGTATTGGAAAAAAGCCCATTTCAATTCCTTCTGGGGTTACTGCAACGGTTGAAGGTCAGCTGGTTAAGGCAAAAGGTCCGAAAGGTGAATTGAGTTACGTTGTTAATGATGAAGTCTTAGTGAAATTTGAGGAAAATGTCATATCAGTTTCACCGCGAGATCAGTCAAAAGATGCGCGCTCAAAATGGGGAATGTCACGCTCAATGATTGAAAATATCTTTTGTGGTGTGAAAGATGGTTTTGAAAAGAGATTGGAGATTAACGGAGTTGGTTACCGTGCTGCTTTGCAGGGCAAGGATGTTCAGCTATCGTTAGGTTTTTCGCACGATGTGATTTATAAAGTGCCATCGGGTGTTACTGTATCAGTTCCTAAACCTACAGAAATTGTTATTTCTGGAATTGATAAGCAGCGAGTTGGGCAAGTTGCAGCAGAGATTCGTGAATATCGTAGACCTGAGCCTTA from Bartonella taylorii encodes:
- the rplF gene encoding 50S ribosomal protein L6 encodes the protein MSRIGKKPISIPSGVTATVEGQLVKAKGPKGELSYVVNDEVLVKFEENVISVSPRDQSKDARSKWGMSRSMIENIFCGVKDGFEKRLEINGVGYRAALQGKDVQLSLGFSHDVIYKVPSGVTVSVPKPTEIVISGIDKQRVGQVAAEIREYRRPEPYKGKGVKHADERIFRKEGKKK